One genomic window of Erinaceus europaeus chromosome 7, mEriEur2.1, whole genome shotgun sequence includes the following:
- the LOC103107451 gene encoding UPF0729 protein C18orf32 homolog — protein MVCIPCIVIPVLLWVYKKFLEPYIYPLISPFVSRMWPKKAIPESNDKNKGKGDCKDADINGLTTRGTAEISDKKKKH, from the coding sequence ATGGTGTGCATTCCTTGTATTGTCATTCCGGTTCTGCTCTGGGTCTACAAAAAATTCCTGGAACCATATATCTACCCTCTGATTTCACCTTTTGTTAGTCGGATGTGGCCTAAAAAAGCTATACCAGAatccaatgataaaaacaaaggcaaaggTGACTGTAAGGATGCAGACATAAATGGATTAACAACCAGAGGAACAGCAGAaatatctgataaaaaaaaaaaacactga